From Asterias rubens chromosome 3, eAstRub1.3, whole genome shotgun sequence, the proteins below share one genomic window:
- the LOC117288389 gene encoding gastrula zinc finger protein XlCGF7.1-like has product MSTLERNHLFVTFVEKPSLRSIYALTYHDQRVHAIEKPYACGVCKKTFAQKSQLTIRQRNVHSQEKPFVCDTCENRFTQKANLTVHQRVHTGEKPFVCDYCGNKYTQQRSLTIHLRYHTGKIPFICVTCGNAFSRKEYLTIHQRVHTGEKPFACDICGKTFAQISNLTSHQRVHTGEKRFVCDICGKAFAHKPPLTEHQCRVHTGEKPFVCDICGKAFTRRDTLTIHNRVHTGKKPFVCDICRKTFTQKAHYRLAISLSTLERNNLFVTL; this is encoded by the coding sequence atgtccacactggagagaaaccatttgtttgtgacatttgtggaaaagccttcGCTCAGAAGTATATATGCACTGACCTACCATGATCAGCGTGTTCATGCTATAGAGAAACCATATGCCTGTGGTGTTTGTAAAAAAACCTTTGCACAGAAGTCTCAACTGACTATTCGCCAGCGTAATGTACACAGTcaagagaaaccatttgtttgtgatacCTGTGAAAATCGTTTCACACAGAAGGCTAATCTAACCGTCCAtcagcgtgtccacactggggagaaaccatttgtttgtgattatTGCGGGAATAAGTACACACAACAACGAAGTCTCACTATCCACCTGAGATATCATACAGGCAAGATACCATTTATTTGTGTTACTTGTGGAAACGCTTTCTCTCGTAAAGAATACCTGACCATCCAtcagcgtgtccacactggagagaaaccatttgcttgtgacatttgtggtAAAACCTTCGCCCAGATATCTAACCTGACCTCTCATCAGCGTgttcacactggagagaaacggtttgtttgtgacatttgtggaaaagcttttGCACATAAGCCTCCACTGACCGAACATCAATGCCgcgtccacactggagagaaaccatttgtttgtgacatttgtggaaaagctttcACACGAAGGGATACCCTGACCATccataatcgtgtccacactggaaagaaaccatttgtttgtgacatttgtcgAAAAACTTTTACACAGAAGGCTCATTACAGACTGGCCATCAGcttgtccacactggagagaaacaatttgtttgtaacattgtga
- the LOC117288342 gene encoding antistasin-like, producing MWVLRGFVVLLVIAECLCRSPPFMKMCPVVPEDVGGICVEECGPDKKCDDGQLCCSNGCGHVCKAACPPLICGLTGCLYGRVTDENGCETCSCRGPPAVCPKAPEGVFGICVEECGPNKKCDDGQLCCPNGCGHVCKAGCAPVLCRMGCRNGWATDEDGCEICQCKRPAQ from the exons ATGTGGGTTCTAAGAGGCTTCGTTGTGCTCCTGGTAATCGCAGAATGTCTTTGTAGGTCGCCTCCCTTCATGAAAA TGTGTCCCGTAGTCCCTGAAGATGTTGGTGGTATTTGTGTTGAGGAGTGTGGACCCGATAAGAAGTGTGATGATGGTCAGCTGTGTTGCTCTAATGGGTGTGGTCATGTATGTAAAGCAG CCTGTCCACCTCTTATCTGTGGGCTTACCGGATGTCTCTATGGCCGTGTTACTGATGAGAATGGATGTGAAACATGTAGCTGCAGAGGCCCTCCTG CCGTGTGTCCCAAAGCCCCTGAAGGTGTTTTCGGAATCTGTGTTGAGGAGTGTGGACCCAATAAGAAGTGTGATGATGGTCAGCTGTGCTGCCCTAATGGATGTGGGCACGTGTGTAAAGCAG GCTGTGCTCCAGTGCTTTGCCGCATGGGATGTCGGAATGGTTGGGCCACTGATGAGGACGGATGTGAGATATGTCAATGCAAGCGACCAG CTCAGTGA